The Salinirubrum litoreum genome segment AACCCCTCCAGTCCGGAGTCCACCAGATCGAAAGCGGCGGCCTCGACGTCTCCCTTCGCCACGAAGTCGTAGTCGAGGTCTTTCCGCTCCATGTCCTGCGCGCCGGCGTTCTCCTCGCCGACGCCGAACCGGATCGGCCCGCCGAGCAGGGTGGTGCCGTCGGCGGTCCACGCGAGTTCCTTCACCTCGTCTGGTTCGGCGGGCGTCCCGCCGACGTACTTGCCGGGGACCGTCATGCCGCCGACGTAGATCATCAGGTCGGCGTCGGCCACGTCGGCCCACTTCCGGCGCTCGTCGCGTAGTTCGTCGATGGTGTGGTACGTCACTCGGTCGGCCGGCACGCCGGCGTCGACCAGCGCACCCGCCGTGAAGCGCGGGTACGTGGAGATGTACGGCGGGACGCCGAAGTGTGCCGGTTCGTCCACGTACCCGTCCACGATGGTCACCGAGAGGTCGGACGGGTCTGTCATGCGACGGGCTTGGCGGTCGAGGTGGTAAAGCGGTGCGGTTCGACGGTCGCCACTGCACACACTGTGAGCGCCGGGTGCCTGCACGCCTGGCCGACCCCGCGTCACTTATCAGCCTCGCCGCACTATCTACGTCCATGCCAGCCACGCTCGAAGTCAGGTGTACCGACGCCGACTGCGAACTGGATATGTTCGAACTCCACTACACGTACGACATGCCGGACGAGGTGGGCGTCGCGGACTTCGTCTGCCCGTACTGTCGCGGCAGCGATCTGGAGGAAATCGAGCTATGAGTGGGCTGAAAGAGTTCGGCGAGTCGGCCGCCCGCGAGGTCCTAGAGAAGATCGGCCGTGGCGTGAGCAAGGTGCAGGAGCGAAAACCGCTCGCGTACGACCTGCTGGAGAGCGACGACGCCTACCTCGTCGTCTTCGACGCGCCAGGTGCGACCCGGAGCGACATCCAGGTCCGGTTCGTCGACAGCGAGGTACAGGTCCGCATCGACCGCTTCCGCGACTTCTACGAGGACTTCGACATGCGGTTCCCCGGTCGCGGCCTGTCGCTCGACGGCTCCGCGGAACTCCCCGAGGACGCCGCCGTCGACGCCGAATCCGCCGGCGCGACGCTGAAGTCGAACGGGACGCTCCACGTCACCATCCCGAAGACCGGCGCGGGCAAGGACGTGGCTGTGGCCGACGACGACGAGGAGATAGAGACGACCGACGAGGCAACCGAAGACGAGGACCACGCCGAGGACGTCGGAGACGCCGACGGACACGCCGACGACGCGGGTCACGGCGCGGACGACCACGACGATCACGACCACGACGCGGACGAGAAACAGCGCGACTGAGCGGCGTTCGACGTTCGACTTCTCCGGTGACTGCTCGCCGCCCCGAGCGACCGCTACTCGACCGTTATCCCCTCGACGATCCGGAACTCCTCGTCGCCCGCAAAGCGGGTCGGATCGAACGACTCGACGCCCGCGGTGACGCCCTCCACGGGCCGCCCGAGCGACTCGGCGATCTGTGCGGCGATCCGTTCGCCGTGGGCCGGCGCGCGCATGAACCCGTGGCCCTGCCAGCCTGCGGCGACGAAGATACCCGGTGCGACTTCGCCGAGCAGTGGGTCCCCGTCCGGCGTCGCGGTGCAGAGTCCGGCCCACGACCGCTCGACGCGAGGCCGGTAGTCGAGTCGGTGCGTGAGGCCCGTCCGGAGGTCGTTCCGGAACCAGTCGTCCGCCGCTTCGTCCCAGTCGTCGGGGTCGGCTTCGACCGGTTCGGTGCCGTCACCACCCAGCAGGCCCGTCGGATGCGGTCGGCAGTAGAAGCCGGCCGTCGCGTCGTACAGCATCGGGCCGTCGTACGCTCCGAGACTCGTCAGTGCCTGCACGCGATACGGCTTCAGCGCCAGTGGGATGTCCGCCCGGGCACA includes the following:
- a CDS encoding DUF7559 family protein yields the protein MPATLEVRCTDADCELDMFELHYTYDMPDEVGVADFVCPYCRGSDLEEIEL
- a CDS encoding Hsp20/alpha crystallin family protein, which gives rise to MSGLKEFGESAAREVLEKIGRGVSKVQERKPLAYDLLESDDAYLVVFDAPGATRSDIQVRFVDSEVQVRIDRFRDFYEDFDMRFPGRGLSLDGSAELPEDAAVDAESAGATLKSNGTLHVTIPKTGAGKDVAVADDDEEIETTDEATEDEDHAEDVGDADGHADDAGHGADDHDDHDHDADEKQRD